From the genome of Solibacillus sp. FSL H8-0538:
AAAACTATAAATTATCTATTGATATTTTTGATCAAATTGAAGCACAAGCCTTGGAAATGGCAGATATGATTTCATCAGCTATAATCATGCAATTTCATTGTCTGTTCTAGCGTTTCTCCATTAAAGAATTATAGTATTTAGTGCTTGGCACATACACAATTTAGAAAGCCACAACTCGCCGAAAATAGGGCGAGTTGTGTCCTTACGCATGTGGACGGAAAGTAATACTTGCTTACCCACAAACAAAGAGAGTGGTCTCAAATACTTTGAGACCACTCCTCCTTAATACAGCACTTTTAACTTTACTGTTTTGACTCCCCATGCCATCGCATTTTCATGAGATGGAATAAAAACATCAATTTTATTCCCTTTAATGGCCCCACCTGTGTCGCCAGCAATTGCCTCTCCGTATCCTTCCACCCAAACCATTGTCCCAAGTGGAATAACCCGCGGATCAACTGCAATTACTTTTTGATTTGGATTGGCACGTAAATCAATCCCATAAGCTGTCGTCCCCGAACATCCTGTACAGTAAGCTGTATAGGCGGTTGCTGTAACAACCATCTCTTTAGACATTTCTTCAGCTGGGGGTACATCGATTTTCTCTTTCGATTCAACAATCGCAGGAGTAATTGGGTTAGACACTAACTCTTCCTGTTTTTCTGGCGCATTGCTTTTTAAGTCCACTTCGTTTACTTCTTCACCAAAGACCTTCAACTCATCTCCAGGGTAAATCGAATAACTCGTCAAATTATTCCAACTCATCAGCGAC
Proteins encoded in this window:
- a CDS encoding 3D domain-containing protein; the protein is MLKIKLFLVTTFLVFSTYSITYASTVFPISTNNLDSPYDSADRDSSWKRDSNSRDNSDRTVTVKEQPEQTDTANGQPEPTDTVNVPLEPKMHTVAAGDNLYRIALTYNVSLESLMSWNNLTSYSIYPGDELKVFGEEVNEVDLKSNAPEKQEELVSNPITPAIVESKEKIDVPPAEEMSKEMVVTATAYTAYCTGCSGTTAYGIDLRANPNQKVIAVDPRVIPLGTMVWVEGYGEAIAGDTGGAIKGNKIDVFIPSHENAMAWGVKTVKLKVLY